A region from the Acipenser ruthenus chromosome 13, fAciRut3.2 maternal haplotype, whole genome shotgun sequence genome encodes:
- the LOC117418327 gene encoding QRFP-like peptide receptor, translating into MNFSLDFHGTNLKLLKLLPDENFSLGDLGNLSHDLLLYEGAELEKILLLTIKEPTTIALTVMYLLSFVVGFIGNIMSIKVLTNKRSKRMSGVSATRALLINLAICDLMVVCICMPVTLGHKIYTAWVYGDFLCRAVPFTQAVSVAASVLSLTVISVNRYYSVHNPLNARSFFTWRKIFWTIVIVWVLSSGICMPLIFMNKRDEIHLIENLPFVFPVCREIWPCAKLKQAYNCLLFCVLYCLPVTFNLIISFLTGRKLWSTSTQFKKFDSRNQSLPASRLNNRKNIAKMVVALVLLFAISWLPLYMVDIWIDFSTPDSHREETPPPWILQLRPFAQWLGLTNSSLNPICYCFVGDLYRSAKEMKSRYQGRIISFFSFSLSEEFSASTIPKPLSFERPARDVRKDSTCNTSVDVHISRTTICETALDSCHPVALHTLSARRLSLVQSDQTTL; encoded by the coding sequence ATGAATTTCTCTTTGGATTTTCATGGTACCAACCTGAAGCTTCTTAAGCTGTTGCCTGATGAAAACTTTTCACTTGGGGATTTAGGCAATTTGAGCCATGATCTGTTGCTGTATGAAGGTGCGGAACTTGAAAAGATATTATTACTGACAATTAAAGAGCCCACTACCATTGCCCTTACAGTCATGTACCTGTTGTCCTTTGTAGTAGGGTTCATTGGCAACATCATGTCCATTAAAGTGCTCACTAACAAAAGAAGCAAAAGGATGTCAGGTGTTAGCGCAACCAGAGCCTTACTGATAAACTTAGCCATATGTGACTTGATGGTTGTGTGCATTTGCATGCCTGTTACTTTGGGCCACAAGATTTATACGGCTTGGGTGTATGGAGACTTTCTCTGTAGAGCGGTGCCTTTCACTCAAGCAGTTTCAGTTGCTGCTAGTGTCCTTAGTTTGACTGTCATAAGCGTTAACAGGTACTACAGTGTCCACAACCCCTTAAATGCTAGATCTTTTTTCACATGGAGGAAGATCTTCTGGACAATTGTCATTGTGTGGGTCTTGTCTTCTGGTATATGCATGCCTCTGATATTTATGAACAAAAGAGACGAGATTCACCTCATAGAAAACTTGCCGTTCGTTTTTCCAGTGTGTAGAGAAATCTGGCCTTGCGCGAAGCTGAAGCAAGCGTATAACTGCCTGTTGTTTTGCGTCCTGTACTGTCTCCCAGTCACATTCAACTTAATAATCAGCTTCTTGACTGGCCGTAAGCTTTGGAGCACCTCCACACAGTTTAAGAAATTTGACTCCAGAAACCAATCCCTGCCAGCCTCCAGACTAAACAATCGGAAGAACATTGCCAAAATGGTGGTGGCCTTGGTTCTCCTGTTTGCCATTTCTTGGCTCCCTCTTTACATGGTGGACATTTGGATCGATTTTAGCACCCCGGACTCTCACAGAGAAGAAACTCCTCCGCCATGGATCCTGCAGTTAAGGCCTTTTGCACAGTGGCTTGGTCTCACCAACTCTAGCCTTAACCCGATTTGCTATTGTTTTGTAGGAGACCTGTACAGATCGGCCAAAGAAATGAAAAGCAGGTACCAGGGTAGAATCATTTCCTTCTTTAGTTTCTCTTTATCTGAAGAATTCTCAGCCTCCACCATCCCCAAGCCGCTGTCCTTTGAAAGACCTGCCCGTGATGTGCGCAAAGACTCCACCTGTAACACCTCGGTTGATGTCCATATCTCACGGACAACCATTTGTGAGACAGCACTGGACTCCTGCCATCCAGTGGCTCTTCATACATTATCTGCAAGAAGACTTTCCTTGGTGCAGTCTGATCAAACTACATTATAA